AATGATCAACAGTATAATTATTAATTAACAAATCCCAGCCATTGTTTCCCATTTCATCTATTAGATCTTTATTTAGACAAAATTTTAATATTTTTTCATTAATCCCTGAAATATCTCCTGATATTACTTTATATCCGCATATTGCCTTTTCTATAACATCTCCTATGTCTGTATTTTTATCGGTTGCCGCAATGACAGGCATCTTCATCTCTAAATAAGACAAAAGTCTTGATGGGAAATTAGGGATTGTAAAATCTTTATGTAAAAAAATAAGCCCAACATCACATGATGATAAAAGCTTATCATAATCATTTTTTGGAAGTCCCTGTAAAAGTTTAGCATTCTTTGGATTAATTTCCTTAAACCAATTATATACCTTAGAATATTCTGTACCCGATCCAACAACTAAAAAATAAGCATTATGCTGATTATTTTGTAAAATTGTTTCTAATAAAAAATCGACTCCTTGGGGTTTTCCTAAGTTGCCTCCATAAATAAAAACAGTCTTATCAGTAGGAATATCATATTTTCTGCGGATTTCCTTTTTCTCTAATTCTGAATATTCTAATTTAATAGGCTCAATAGTATTAGGATTAACATGAATTTTTTCTGTAGAAATCTCTTTATTATGTTTCAATAGAAAATCTACATTAGCCTGAGACATACATCCTATTTTATCAGATATTTTATATAGCTTTTTCTCTTTTTTGGTAAACAACCTATGAAGAATCCCGTCTTTCTTCAACATCTTCATATCCACAGCATTCTGCGGGAAAATATCTTTCAATAGTAAATAGGTAAAGGCATTATCTCTTTTCT
This genomic interval from Chryseobacterium joostei contains the following:
- a CDS encoding glycosyltransferase family 4 protein, whose product is MNILFLTMVKVDSLYERGLYTDLLRKFLEEGHNITVVTPTERREKKMTQLFEFENHRILKVKTFNLQKTNIVEKGLGTLAIERQFLGAVKKYLGNIKFDLVMYSTPPITFSNVVEYLKKRDNAFTYLLLKDIFPQNAVDMKMLKKDGILHRLFTKKEKKLYKISDKIGCMSQANVDFLLKHNKEISTEKIHVNPNTIEPIKLEYSELEKKEIRRKYDIPTDKTVFIYGGNLGKPQGVDFLLETILQNNQHNAYFLVVGSGTEYSKVYNWFKEINPKNAKLLQGLPKNDYDKLLSSCDVGLIFLHKDFTIPNFPSRLLSYLEMKMPVIAATDKNTDIGDVIEKAICGYKVISGDISGINEKILKFCLNKDLIDEMGNNGWDLLINNYTVDHSYEIIIKNIKA